Proteins encoded within one genomic window of Jiangella mangrovi:
- the rpoB gene encoding DNA-directed RNA polymerase subunit beta, translating into MLAVTPTTTAGPNVSRRISFAKIREPLDVPNLLALQIDSFDWLLGNERWQARVAAAEAEGRTDVNTTSGLQEILDEISPIEDFSATMSLSFSNPRFEDPKNSIDECKMRDFTYSAPLFVTAEFINNETGEIKSQTVFMGDFPLMTPKGTFIVNGTERVVVSQLVRSPGVYFERSLDKTSDKDIYTAKVIPSRGAWLEFEIDKRDMVGVRLDRKRKQNVTVLLKAMGWTNEQILEEFGDYESMRATLEKDHTTTQDEALLDIYRKMRPGEPPTREAAQQLLENAYFNPKRYDLAKVGRYKLGKKLGLDLPLDQSTLTIDDIIGTLRYLVRLHASETELTNGDLTVPVEVDDIDHFGNRRLRTVGELIQNQVRTGLSRMERVVRERMTTQDVEAITPQTLINIRPVVAAIKEFFGTSQLSQFMDQTNPLAGLTHKRRLSALGPGGLSRERAGMEVRDVHPSHYGRMCPIETPEGPNIGLIGSLATYGRINAFGFIETPYRKVVDSRVTDEIEYLSADEEDRSIIAQANAQLTEDNGFAEDKVLVRKRGGEIETVPGEQVDYMDVSPRQMVSVATAMIPFLEHDDANRALMGSNMQRQAVPLLRSESPLVGTGMESHAAEDAGDVILAEKDGVVTELSADYITVMADDGTYQTYQLAKFRRSNAGSCINQKPIVDEGQRVLAGQVIADGPSTELGEMALGKNMLVAFMSWEGHNYEDAIVISQRLIQDDVLTSIKIEEHEVDARDTKLGPEEITRDIPNVSDEVLADLDERGIIRIGAEVTNGDILVGKVTPKGETELTPEERLLRAIFGEKAREVRDTSLKVPHGESGKVIGVRVFDRDEGDELPPGVNQLVRVYIAQMRKIQDGDKLAGRHGNKGVISKILPVEDMPFLEDGTPVDMVLNPLGVPSRMNLGQVMETHLGWVAKTGWEVEGDDEEWKTRLRGIGAGEAPADTKVATPVFDGAREDEIAGLLGSTLKTRDGVRLVGGDGKAQLYDGRSGEPFPKPVAVGYMYILKLNHHVDDKIHARSTGPYSMVTQQPLGGKAQFGGQRFGEMEVWALQAYGAAYALQELLTIKSDDVPGRVKVYEAIVKGENIPESGIPESFKVLFKEMQALCLNVEVLSSDGSQIEMRETDEDVFRAAEELGIDLSRREPSSVEEV; encoded by the coding sequence CTGTTGGCCGTCACGCCCACCACCACTGCTGGCCCCAATGTCTCGCGTCGCATCTCCTTTGCCAAGATTCGCGAACCTCTTGACGTTCCGAACCTCCTCGCCCTTCAGATAGACAGCTTCGACTGGTTGCTCGGCAACGAGCGCTGGCAGGCGCGTGTCGCCGCCGCCGAGGCGGAGGGGCGTACCGACGTCAACACCACGTCGGGTCTGCAGGAGATCCTCGACGAGATCAGCCCCATCGAGGACTTCTCGGCGACCATGTCGCTGTCGTTCTCGAACCCTCGCTTCGAGGACCCCAAGAACAGCATCGACGAGTGCAAGATGCGCGACTTCACGTACTCCGCGCCGCTGTTCGTCACCGCCGAGTTCATCAACAACGAGACCGGCGAGATCAAGTCCCAGACGGTGTTCATGGGCGACTTCCCGCTCATGACCCCCAAGGGGACGTTCATCGTCAACGGCACCGAGCGTGTCGTCGTGTCGCAGCTGGTGCGCTCGCCGGGCGTCTACTTCGAGCGGTCGCTCGACAAGACCTCTGACAAGGACATCTACACGGCCAAGGTCATCCCGTCGCGGGGTGCGTGGCTCGAGTTCGAGATCGACAAGCGCGACATGGTCGGCGTGCGTCTCGACCGCAAGCGCAAGCAGAACGTCACCGTGCTGCTCAAGGCCATGGGCTGGACCAACGAGCAGATCCTCGAGGAGTTCGGCGACTACGAGTCGATGCGCGCCACCCTGGAGAAGGACCACACCACCACCCAGGACGAGGCGCTGCTCGACATCTACCGCAAGATGCGCCCGGGCGAGCCGCCCACGCGCGAGGCCGCGCAGCAGCTGCTCGAGAACGCGTACTTCAACCCGAAGCGCTACGACCTCGCCAAGGTCGGCCGGTACAAGCTGGGCAAGAAGCTCGGCCTGGACCTCCCGCTCGACCAGAGCACGCTGACCATCGACGACATCATCGGCACGCTGCGCTACCTGGTGCGGCTGCACGCGAGCGAGACGGAGCTGACGAACGGCGACCTCACGGTCCCGGTCGAGGTCGACGACATCGACCACTTCGGCAACCGCCGCCTGCGCACCGTCGGCGAGCTCATCCAGAACCAGGTCCGCACCGGTCTGTCGCGCATGGAGCGCGTCGTCCGCGAGCGCATGACCACGCAGGACGTCGAGGCCATCACGCCGCAGACCCTGATCAACATCCGTCCCGTCGTGGCGGCGATCAAGGAGTTCTTCGGCACCTCGCAGCTGTCGCAGTTCATGGACCAGACCAACCCGCTGGCCGGCCTGACGCACAAGCGTCGCCTCTCGGCCCTGGGCCCGGGCGGTCTGTCCCGCGAGCGCGCCGGCATGGAGGTCCGCGACGTCCACCCGTCGCACTACGGCCGCATGTGCCCCATCGAGACCCCTGAGGGCCCGAACATCGGCCTCATCGGCTCGCTGGCCACCTACGGGCGCATCAACGCGTTCGGGTTCATCGAGACGCCGTACCGCAAGGTCGTCGACTCGCGGGTCACCGACGAGATCGAGTACCTCAGCGCTGACGAGGAAGACCGCAGCATCATCGCGCAGGCCAATGCGCAGCTGACCGAGGACAACGGCTTCGCCGAGGACAAGGTGCTGGTCCGCAAGCGTGGCGGCGAGATCGAGACCGTCCCGGGCGAGCAGGTCGACTACATGGACGTGTCGCCGCGGCAGATGGTGTCCGTCGCCACCGCCATGATCCCGTTCCTCGAGCACGACGACGCCAACCGCGCGCTCATGGGCTCCAACATGCAGCGCCAGGCCGTGCCGCTGCTCCGTTCCGAGTCGCCGCTGGTCGGCACCGGCATGGAGTCGCACGCGGCCGAGGACGCCGGCGACGTCATCCTGGCCGAGAAGGACGGTGTGGTCACCGAGCTCTCGGCCGACTACATCACCGTCATGGCCGACGACGGCACGTACCAGACGTACCAGCTGGCGAAGTTCCGCCGGTCCAACGCCGGGTCGTGCATCAACCAGAAGCCGATCGTCGACGAGGGCCAGCGGGTCCTGGCCGGCCAGGTCATCGCCGACGGCCCGTCCACCGAGCTCGGTGAGATGGCGCTGGGCAAGAACATGCTGGTCGCGTTCATGTCGTGGGAGGGCCACAACTACGAGGACGCCATCGTCATCTCGCAGCGGCTCATCCAGGACGACGTCCTCACCTCGATCAAGATCGAGGAGCACGAGGTCGACGCCCGCGACACCAAGCTGGGCCCCGAGGAGATCACGCGGGACATCCCGAACGTCTCCGACGAGGTGCTGGCCGACCTCGACGAGCGCGGCATCATCCGCATCGGCGCCGAGGTCACCAACGGCGACATCCTCGTCGGCAAGGTCACGCCCAAGGGCGAGACCGAGCTGACCCCCGAGGAGCGGCTGCTCCGCGCGATCTTCGGCGAGAAGGCGCGCGAGGTCCGCGACACCTCGCTGAAGGTGCCGCACGGCGAGTCCGGCAAGGTCATCGGCGTCCGGGTGTTCGACCGCGACGAGGGCGACGAGCTCCCGCCGGGCGTCAACCAGCTGGTCCGCGTCTACATCGCTCAGATGCGCAAGATCCAGGACGGCGACAAGCTCGCCGGCCGTCACGGCAACAAGGGCGTCATCTCCAAGATCCTGCCGGTCGAGGACATGCCGTTCCTCGAGGACGGCACGCCGGTCGACATGGTGCTGAACCCGCTGGGCGTCCCGAGCCGCATGAACCTCGGCCAGGTCATGGAGACCCACCTCGGGTGGGTGGCCAAGACCGGCTGGGAGGTCGAGGGCGACGACGAGGAGTGGAAGACGCGGCTGCGCGGCATCGGCGCCGGCGAGGCTCCGGCCGACACCAAGGTCGCCACGCCGGTCTTCGACGGTGCGCGCGAGGACGAGATCGCCGGCCTGCTCGGGTCGACGCTCAAGACCCGCGACGGCGTCCGCCTGGTGGGTGGCGACGGCAAGGCCCAGCTGTACGACGGCCGGTCCGGTGAGCCGTTCCCGAAGCCGGTGGCGGTGGGCTACATGTACATCCTGAAGCTCAACCACCACGTCGACGACAAGATCCACGCCCGGTCGACCGGTCCGTACTCGATGGTCACGCAGCAGCCGCTGGGTGGCAAGGCGCAGTTCGGCGGCCAGCGTTTCGGCGAGATGGAGGTCTGGGCGCTCCAGGCCTACGGCGCCGCCTACGCGCTGCAGGAGCTGCTCACCATCAAGTCCGACGACGTCCCGGGCCGGGTCAAGGTCTACGAGGCCATCGTCAAGGGCGAGAACATCCCCGAGTCCGGTATCCCCGAGTCGTTCAAGGTGCTCTTCAAGGAGATGCAGGCGTTGTGCCTCAACGTCGAGGTCCTCTCCAGCGACGGGTCCCAGATCGAGATGCGCGAGACCGACGAGGACGTGTTCCGCGCGGCTGAAGAACTCGGAATCGACCTGTCCCGGCGCGAGCCGAGCAGCGTCGAAGAGGTCTGA
- a CDS encoding DNA-directed RNA polymerase subunit beta' — protein MLDVNFFDELRIGLATADNIREWSHGEVKKPETINYRTLKPEKDGLFCEKIFGPTRDWECYCGKYKRVRFKGIICERCGVEVTRAKVRRERMGHIELAAPVTHIWYFKGVPSRLGYLLDLAPKDLEKVIYFAAYMITWVDEEARHRDLSSLEGQIDVERKQIEQRRDADIETRAKKLEADLAELEAEGAKGDARRKVKESAEREMSQLRKRAEAEIDRLNAVWDRFRNLKVQDLEGDELLYREMRDRFGQYFRGGMGAQAIKERIDGFDLEAEAEKLRDLIRTGKGQKKTRALKRLKVVSPFLTTKNDPRGMVLDAVPVIPPDLRPMVQLDGGRFATSDLNDLYRRVINRNNRLKRLLDLGAPEIIVNNEKRMLQESVDALFDNGRRGRPVTGPGNRPLKSISDMLKGKQGRFRQNLLGKRVDYSGRSVIVVGPQLKLHQCGLPKGMAIELFKPFVMKRLVDLSHAQNIKSAKRMVERARPVVWDVLEEVIAEHPVLLNRAPTLHRLGIQAFEPQLIEGKAIQIHPLVCTAFNADFDGDQMAVHLPLSAEAQAEARVLMLSSNNILKPADGRPVTMPTQDMVLGIFFLTSDRPEQTGEGRAFSSIAEGIAAFDRGELSLQAPITLRVNDVVPPAGYETPEDWEAGQPLTLRTTLGRALFNEALPLDYPFVDAVVDKKRLGSIVNDLAERYPKIQVAATLDALKEIGFHWATRSGVTVSFDDVMAPPTKANILEGFEAKAEKVERNFARGVISDGERREELIDIWTDATNAVDEAMRASFASENAINIMVTSGARGNWMQIRQLAGMRGLVANPKGETIPRPIKASFREGLSVVEFFISTHGARKGLADTALRTADSGYLTRRLVDVSQDVIIREVDCGTERGLLLPIAAAGADGRLVTDEHVETSVYARSLVEDVVSPDGTKVASAGDDLGDVEIGRLVAAGVENVRVRSVLTCESKTGVCAMCYGRSLASGKLVDVGEAVGIIAAQSIGEPGTQLTMRTFHTGGVAGEDITHGLPRVVELFEARAPKGKAPLAETAGRVRIEEDAKGAHAVIVPDDGGEEQSFPLSRRVFEWTNRRAPGIAQWRVQDADHVEVGELLHSGTADPHDVLRVQGQRAVQVFLTDQVQEVYRSQGVSIHDKHIEIIVRQMLRRITVLESGTTDLLPGELVERSRFEEENRRAVAESGQPASGRPQLMGITKASLATDSWLSAASFQETTRVLTEAAINAKSDPLIGLKENVILGKLIPAGTGLPRYRNLRVEPTEEAKAAMYSMVDYGADYSDYEFGQGSGEAVRLEDYDFGSYN, from the coding sequence GTGCTCGACGTCAATTTCTTCGACGAGCTACGCATCGGCCTCGCGACCGCCGACAACATCCGCGAGTGGTCGCACGGTGAGGTCAAGAAGCCTGAGACCATCAACTACCGCACCCTCAAGCCGGAGAAGGACGGGCTCTTCTGCGAGAAGATCTTCGGTCCCACCCGCGACTGGGAGTGCTACTGCGGCAAGTACAAGCGCGTCCGCTTCAAGGGCATCATCTGTGAGCGCTGTGGCGTCGAGGTCACGCGCGCCAAGGTGCGCCGCGAGCGGATGGGCCACATCGAGCTGGCCGCCCCCGTCACGCACATCTGGTACTTCAAGGGTGTGCCGTCGCGGCTGGGCTACCTGCTCGACCTCGCCCCGAAGGACCTCGAGAAGGTCATCTACTTCGCCGCCTACATGATCACCTGGGTCGACGAGGAGGCGCGGCACCGCGACCTCTCCTCGCTCGAGGGCCAGATCGACGTCGAGCGCAAGCAGATCGAGCAGCGCCGCGACGCCGACATCGAGACGCGGGCGAAGAAGCTCGAGGCCGACCTCGCCGAGCTCGAGGCCGAGGGTGCCAAGGGCGACGCGCGCCGCAAGGTCAAGGAGTCGGCCGAGCGCGAGATGAGCCAGCTGCGCAAGCGCGCCGAGGCCGAGATCGACCGCCTGAACGCCGTGTGGGACCGCTTCCGCAACCTCAAGGTCCAGGACCTCGAGGGCGACGAGCTGCTCTACCGCGAGATGCGCGACCGCTTCGGTCAGTACTTCCGCGGCGGCATGGGCGCGCAGGCCATCAAGGAGCGCATCGACGGCTTCGACCTCGAGGCCGAGGCCGAGAAGCTGCGCGACCTCATCCGCACCGGCAAGGGCCAGAAGAAGACCCGTGCGCTGAAGCGGCTCAAGGTCGTCTCGCCGTTCCTGACGACGAAGAACGACCCCCGCGGCATGGTGCTCGACGCCGTCCCGGTCATCCCGCCGGACCTGCGCCCCATGGTGCAGCTCGACGGTGGCCGGTTCGCGACCAGCGACCTGAACGACCTCTACCGCCGGGTCATCAACCGGAACAACCGCCTCAAGCGGCTGCTCGACCTCGGCGCGCCCGAGATCATCGTCAACAACGAGAAGCGGATGCTCCAGGAGTCCGTGGACGCGCTGTTCGACAACGGCCGCCGCGGCCGTCCCGTCACGGGTCCCGGCAACCGCCCGCTGAAGTCGATCTCCGACATGCTCAAGGGCAAGCAGGGCCGGTTCCGCCAGAACCTGCTGGGCAAGCGCGTCGACTACTCGGGCCGTTCGGTCATCGTCGTCGGCCCGCAGCTCAAGCTGCACCAGTGCGGCCTGCCGAAGGGCATGGCGATCGAGCTGTTCAAGCCGTTCGTCATGAAGCGTCTGGTCGACCTGTCGCACGCGCAGAACATCAAGAGCGCGAAGCGCATGGTCGAGCGCGCCCGCCCGGTCGTCTGGGACGTCCTCGAGGAGGTCATCGCCGAGCACCCGGTCCTGCTGAACCGGGCGCCGACGCTGCACCGTCTCGGCATCCAGGCGTTCGAGCCGCAGCTCATCGAGGGCAAGGCCATCCAGATCCACCCGCTCGTCTGCACGGCGTTCAACGCCGACTTCGACGGCGACCAGATGGCCGTGCACCTTCCGCTGTCGGCCGAGGCCCAGGCCGAGGCCCGGGTCCTGATGCTGTCCAGCAACAACATCCTCAAGCCGGCCGACGGCCGGCCGGTCACCATGCCGACGCAGGACATGGTGCTGGGCATCTTCTTCCTCACCTCCGACCGTCCGGAGCAGACGGGCGAGGGCCGCGCGTTCTCGTCCATCGCCGAGGGCATCGCCGCGTTCGACCGCGGTGAGCTGTCGCTGCAGGCGCCGATCACCCTGCGGGTGAACGACGTCGTGCCGCCGGCCGGCTACGAGACGCCGGAGGACTGGGAGGCGGGCCAGCCGCTGACGCTGCGCACGACCCTGGGCCGGGCGCTGTTCAACGAGGCGCTGCCGCTCGACTACCCGTTCGTCGACGCCGTCGTGGACAAGAAGCGCCTCGGCAGCATCGTCAACGACCTCGCCGAGCGCTACCCGAAGATCCAGGTGGCGGCCACGCTCGACGCGCTGAAGGAGATCGGCTTCCACTGGGCCACCCGGTCCGGTGTCACGGTCTCGTTCGACGACGTCATGGCGCCGCCCACCAAGGCCAACATCCTCGAGGGCTTCGAGGCCAAGGCCGAGAAGGTCGAGCGCAACTTCGCCCGCGGCGTCATCTCCGACGGCGAGCGGCGCGAGGAGCTCATCGACATCTGGACCGACGCGACCAACGCGGTCGACGAGGCCATGCGGGCGTCGTTCGCCTCCGAGAACGCCATCAACATCATGGTCACCTCCGGTGCCCGTGGTAACTGGATGCAGATCCGCCAGCTGGCGGGCATGCGCGGCCTGGTCGCCAACCCCAAGGGTGAGACCATCCCGCGGCCCATCAAGGCGAGCTTCCGCGAGGGTCTGTCCGTCGTCGAGTTCTTCATCTCGACGCACGGCGCCCGGAAGGGTCTGGCCGACACCGCGCTGCGGACCGCCGACTCCGGTTACCTGACCCGTCGTCTGGTCGACGTCTCCCAGGACGTCATCATCCGCGAGGTCGACTGCGGGACCGAGCGTGGTCTGCTGCTGCCGATCGCCGCGGCCGGCGCCGACGGGCGCCTCGTCACCGACGAGCACGTCGAGACCTCGGTCTACGCGCGCTCGCTGGTCGAGGACGTCGTGTCGCCCGACGGCACCAAGGTGGCGTCGGCGGGTGACGACCTCGGCGACGTCGAGATCGGCCGCCTGGTGGCCGCGGGTGTGGAGAACGTCCGTGTCCGCAGCGTCCTGACCTGCGAGAGCAAGACCGGCGTCTGCGCCATGTGCTACGGCCGGTCGTTGGCCTCCGGCAAGCTCGTCGACGTGGGCGAGGCGGTCGGCATCATCGCCGCCCAGTCCATCGGTGAGCCCGGCACCCAGCTGACCATGCGGACGTTCCACACCGGCGGTGTCGCCGGCGAGGACATCACGCACGGTCTGCCGCGTGTGGTCGAGCTCTTCGAGGCGCGGGCCCCGAAGGGCAAGGCTCCGCTCGCGGAGACCGCCGGCCGGGTCCGCATCGAAGAGGACGCCAAGGGCGCCCACGCGGTCATCGTCCCCGACGACGGCGGCGAGGAGCAGTCGTTCCCGCTGTCGCGGCGTGTGTTCGAGTGGACCAACCGGCGCGCTCCCGGCATCGCCCAGTGGCGTGTCCAGGACGCCGACCACGTCGAGGTCGGCGAGCTGCTGCACTCCGGTACGGCCGACCCGCACGACGTGCTGCGGGTCCAGGGCCAGCGGGCGGTCCAGGTCTTCCTGACCGACCAGGTCCAGGAGGTCTACCGGTCGCAGGGTGTCTCCATCCACGACAAGCACATCGAGATCATCGTGCGGCAGATGCTGCGCCGGATCACGGTGCTCGAGAGCGGCACCACCGACCTGCTCCCCGGCGAGCTGGTCGAGCGGTCGCGGTTCGAGGAGGAGAACCGTCGTGCGGTGGCCGAGAGCGGCCAGCCGGCGTCGGGTCGCCCGCAGCTGATGGGCATCACCAAGGCGTCGCTGGCCACGGACTCGTGGCTGTCGGCGGCGTCGTTCCAGGAGACCACGCGGGTGCTCACGGAGGCGGCCATCAACGCCAAGTCCGACCCGCTGATCGGCCTGAAGGAGAACGTCATCCTCGGCAAGCTGATCCCGGCCGGTACGGGCCTGCCCCGCTACCGCAACCTGCGGGTCGAGCCGACCGAGGAGGCCAAGGCCGCCATGTACTCCATGGTCGACTACGGCGCCGACTACTCCGACTACGAGTTCGGCCAGGGGTCCGGCGAGGCC